The genomic interval CCGGAGGGATATTTGCGAGTTTAAGGTTCTGCTCGAAATAACTGAACGGGCTGAACAGCGGACCGAAAATGGCGGCAAAGATCAGCGCGACGATGAAGGCAATCGAAATGACCGCAGGCTTGTTAGCCCAGAGCCGACGGCGCGCATCCTGCCAATAAGTCAGGCTCGGGGCAGAAACCACAGCAGCTCCATCGCCGGGCGGCAGCTTTTCCCACATGTCCGGGGTGATGACGCTCATGCTGCTGCGCTCGTGAGTTTGATGCGGGGATCGAGCACGGCGTAAAGCAGGTCGACGATGAGGATCATCACCATGAGGGCGGCGGCATAGAAAATGGTGATCCCCATGATGGCGGTATAGTCGCGATTGGTAATCGACAGCACGAACTGGCGGCCGATGCCGGGCAGCGCGAAGATCTGCTCGATGACGAAGCTGCCGGTGATGAGATTGGCGACGACCGGACCGAGCACGGTCACGACCGGCACCAGAGAATTGCGCAGGCCATGCTTGAACAACACCTGGCTGGGGCGCAGGCCCTTGGCGCGGGCGGTGGTCATATAGTCCTGTTCGAAGGTTTCGAGCAGCGATGAGCGCGTCAGGCGCGCCACGAAGCTGACCCAGAAACCCGAGAGCGCAAAGACCGGCAGGATATAGCCGCGCCAGTCGTTGAGGCCAAAAGTGGGCACCCAACCCAGGCGCAGCGCGAAAATGTAGAGCGTGACAGTGGCGATGACATAGCTGGGGATGGCGACGCCAATGGTAGCGATCAGCATCACAGTGGTGTCGGGCCACTTGTTGCGATTAAGCGCGGCGATGATGCCCAAGGGCACGCCGAGTGCGACCACGGCGATGACCGCGAGCAGACCTGTGCGCAGGGTGACCGGCAGGCCATCGGCGATCATGGTGTTCACCGAAACGCCCGGATACTTGAACGAAGGCCCGAGATCGAAGGTCACGACCCCACGGAGATAGCTGAGATATTGCTGCCACACTGGCTGATCGAGCCCGTATTTGGCATTGAGCGCTGCCTGAATTTCGGGCGCGAACATTTTCTCGGACACGAAGGGGCCGCCGGGGACCGCATGCATCAGAAAGAAGGTCAGCGTGACGATGGCCCAGAGGGTCAACAGCATCATGCCGAGGCGCTGAAGGATATAGATGGGCATGCTATCGCGCCCCGGGCGGGGCGGAAATGGCAGGGTATGGGCAGCCGCAGAGGTCCAACATAAAATCTAATCCAGCACTAAAAATTTTTTACTTCAAGACAGCTATTGCTGGAATGTGGAAGTCGTTCTTCAATGTCGCTTGCCCCACAGACGGCCCGAAAACGCCCACCGCCTCAGGCGGCGAGCGCCGTCCTCTGGACGGACCAGTGGGTATCGATTAGCTTGGGCCGAGTGCTTCCACCAAGCGCAGGCACGTTACATGGGGGTAACGTGCCCGTCTGAGCTTAGAGCTCGAAGTGATTGCGCAGGATAAGAAAAACGGCGACGGCCGGCACGATGAGGTTCGCGGCCTGCTCGATGGCGGCGTCCGGATAGCTGCCTTCTGCATCGAGAATATTGATGGTGCCGAGCAGGTCATTGCCGGCCATGATCGGCACGCTGATCGAGGCGTTGCAGCCCAGCGTGCGGATCAGTGCGAGATCGGGGAAATTGCCTTCCATGCCGGCCGCCGTGTTGATCGCCGTGATCCGACGCTCGGTCTGCATGGCGCGGAACCAGTCATCAATGACGATCAGCTTGGTGCCGAGCAGCGGGTAAACATCGGGGTGGCTGGAATAAACTCGGCGCACGTGACCGGCGGCCATATTGATCGCGGTCAACGTGAAGAGGTGCGCCGGCAAGATGGTCGCGGCCAGTTCGTGCAACGCCGCGCCAGTTTCGGCGGGGTCACGAAAGCGGGCGAGTTTTTCTTCAAAGGTGCGGAAGGCAGCGGCGTGGGCGGTCATGCGGAAAGTCGATTCTTTTCGAGAGTGTAGTCAGCGGACTGAGACCTCGTCGAAAAATCGCCACCCACCACACAATCGCGGCCATTCGCCTTGGCTTGGTAGAGGCGCGTATCGGCAAGCTGCATCAATTCGCCCGCGGGCTCATAGCCGGTGCCAACCGACAAGCCAATACTGATCGTGACGCCAAGCCTCTCACCCAGATCGGAGAAGTCC from Devosia sp. 2618 carries:
- a CDS encoding GAF domain-containing protein, which gives rise to MTAHAAAFRTFEEKLARFRDPAETGAALHELAATILPAHLFTLTAINMAAGHVRRVYSSHPDVYPLLGTKLIVIDDWFRAMQTERRITAINTAAGMEGNFPDLALIRTLGCNASISVPIMAGNDLLGTINILDAEGSYPDAAIEQAANLIVPAVAVFLILRNHFEL
- a CDS encoding ABC transporter permease, giving the protein MPIYILQRLGMMLLTLWAIVTLTFFLMHAVPGGPFVSEKMFAPEIQAALNAKYGLDQPVWQQYLSYLRGVVTFDLGPSFKYPGVSVNTMIADGLPVTLRTGLLAVIAVVALGVPLGIIAALNRNKWPDTTVMLIATIGVAIPSYVIATVTLYIFALRLGWVPTFGLNDWRGYILPVFALSGFWVSFVARLTRSSLLETFEQDYMTTARAKGLRPSQVLFKHGLRNSLVPVVTVLGPVVANLITGSFVIEQIFALPGIGRQFVLSITNRDYTAIMGITIFYAAALMVMILIVDLLYAVLDPRIKLTSAAA